The following coding sequences lie in one Tichowtungia aerotolerans genomic window:
- a CDS encoding MFS transporter has protein sequence METKLSRSRKSAWAMGSIADVYMTNALNYLAFPIYNMGLGVDPRLLGWALGLPRVWDAVSDPLMGNISDNFHSRLGRRRPFIIIGALLCFLMFGLIWSPPTFLSVTGIGWFFMVMTFLYYTAYTIFAVPWSALGLELTSDYNERTRVQAYRTVFQAVGGLGLGAMWYLSQKWGGGNDVVGVRIVGWVFGGLIVACALFPALFCREKLQVQAQPKIAFWPAIRATFSNRVFLLLIAVTVCVMLGIFMVNSFSLYINTCYVFGGDKEGVAKLNMVANFAFQGAGLALVPLIAAVATRIGKKPTLIGGLLMVVVAYGTSWWFYTPENPYLQLITLALAAPGLSCMWTIASSMLADICDLDEKKTGRRREGMFGASYSWACKAGIALTMVLSGYMLNWSGYNAEIEVQPESVITTMRLLYMFVPMGFVGLAALLVCFYPLSEKRIHELQKELNRGISYEE, from the coding sequence ATGGAAACAAAACTTTCACGCAGCAGAAAATCCGCCTGGGCCATGGGCTCGATTGCCGATGTCTACATGACCAACGCGTTGAACTACCTGGCATTTCCGATTTACAACATGGGTCTCGGCGTTGACCCGCGCCTGCTCGGCTGGGCGCTCGGCCTGCCGCGCGTTTGGGATGCCGTTTCCGATCCGCTGATGGGCAACATTTCCGACAACTTCCACTCGCGTCTGGGACGCCGCCGTCCGTTCATCATCATCGGAGCGCTGCTTTGCTTCCTGATGTTCGGGCTGATCTGGAGTCCGCCGACCTTTCTTTCTGTCACGGGAATCGGCTGGTTCTTCATGGTCATGACCTTTCTGTACTACACCGCCTACACGATCTTTGCCGTGCCGTGGAGCGCACTGGGGCTGGAACTGACTTCGGACTACAACGAGCGTACGCGGGTGCAGGCCTACCGTACGGTGTTCCAGGCCGTCGGCGGCCTCGGTCTCGGTGCCATGTGGTATCTCTCGCAGAAATGGGGCGGGGGAAACGACGTGGTCGGCGTGCGGATTGTCGGTTGGGTCTTCGGCGGGCTCATCGTTGCCTGTGCACTTTTCCCTGCATTGTTCTGCCGCGAAAAACTTCAGGTGCAGGCGCAGCCGAAAATCGCTTTCTGGCCTGCCATTCGCGCAACGTTTTCGAACCGGGTTTTTCTGCTGCTGATCGCCGTGACTGTCTGCGTCATGCTGGGCATTTTCATGGTCAACAGTTTTTCACTCTACATCAACACCTGTTATGTCTTCGGCGGTGATAAAGAGGGCGTGGCCAAACTCAACATGGTTGCCAACTTCGCGTTTCAGGGCGCCGGATTGGCGCTGGTTCCGCTGATCGCGGCTGTCGCCACGCGCATTGGCAAAAAACCAACACTGATCGGCGGCCTGCTGATGGTGGTCGTTGCCTATGGAACCAGCTGGTGGTTTTACACGCCGGAAAACCCGTACCTTCAGTTGATCACGCTCGCGCTTGCCGCGCCCGGGCTTTCCTGTATGTGGACTATTGCCTCTTCCATGCTGGCCGACATCTGTGACCTTGACGAAAAGAAAACCGGCCGCCGTCGCGAAGGGATGTTCGGTGCTTCCTACAGCTGGGCCTGCAAAGCCGGCATAGCGCTCACCATGGTTCTGAGCGGCTACATGCTCAACTGGTCCGGCTACAACGCCGAGATCGAGGTGCAGCCCGAATCGGTCATTACCACCATGCGTCTGCTCTACATGTTTGTCCCGATGGGCTTTGTCGGTTTGGCTGCATTGCTCGTTTGCTTTTATCCGCTTTCAGAAAAACGAATTCACGAACTTCAGAAAGAATTGAACAGGGGGATTTCATATGAAGAATAA
- a CDS encoding sulfatase family protein: MSDKQQFEMSRRSFLGTGSAALGAGSLFYPSNARGQARAGVPNIIFIHVDQMSLLDSIGAYGAEYVHTPGVDRIVRNGTSFMQSFSTDPVCCPARTAWWSGMYSSENGVIINNTPCHSDTPDLSPLLQQGGYNTYYVGKWHVPGKAVRQLFHVLHEGSWWGELTDQAVTRSARAFLRNYNDRQPFFLSVGYLNPHDICITPSSEYERAEKTNGKRVPRYVQEKILSDDEIPPLPEAHEYDRRELSIQVVTHRGRIDVPKFSDWSDDLWRIHRYNYHRLIEMVDHEIELLLNELDHSAWRENTLIVFSSDHGEGMARHWGIGKSTFYEEVVKVPFVVATLGDVLSVRKNVQDTKHLVSGIDFGRTICDYAGVDASALPHGRSLRPLVDGTDPSSWREYVYAECSAYAHMISDGRFKYIRGYEEEGDVTGLPPSRKTHPVGVEQLFDLQADPGEQHNMAYDRFAQELLAKLRNAMDREEERILPLRPVPHSVGLNFMKTNAELIRKRNVPKTWPVS, encoded by the coding sequence ATGTCTGATAAGCAACAGTTTGAAATGAGCCGCCGCTCTTTTCTTGGGACGGGGTCCGCTGCGCTCGGCGCAGGATCGCTGTTCTATCCGTCCAACGCCCGCGGGCAGGCACGGGCCGGAGTGCCGAACATCATTTTCATTCATGTGGACCAGATGAGCCTGCTGGATTCTATCGGGGCCTACGGCGCGGAATATGTCCATACGCCGGGAGTCGATCGCATTGTACGCAACGGGACTTCCTTCATGCAGTCCTTCTCAACCGATCCGGTCTGCTGTCCGGCGCGCACGGCCTGGTGGAGCGGAATGTATTCTTCCGAAAACGGAGTCATTATAAACAATACGCCGTGTCACAGCGACACGCCGGACCTTTCTCCGCTTCTGCAGCAGGGCGGCTACAACACCTATTACGTTGGCAAATGGCATGTTCCCGGCAAGGCCGTGCGGCAGCTCTTTCATGTGCTGCATGAAGGAAGCTGGTGGGGTGAGCTGACCGACCAGGCAGTTACGCGCAGCGCCCGCGCATTCCTGCGCAACTACAACGACCGCCAACCGTTTTTTCTCTCGGTCGGATATCTCAACCCTCACGACATCTGCATTACGCCGTCCAGTGAATATGAACGGGCAGAGAAAACGAATGGGAAGCGGGTGCCACGCTATGTGCAGGAAAAGATTCTCTCAGACGATGAGATTCCGCCGCTGCCGGAGGCCCATGAATACGACCGGCGCGAGCTGTCCATCCAGGTTGTGACGCATCGCGGTCGAATCGATGTCCCGAAGTTTTCTGACTGGAGCGACGACCTGTGGCGGATACATCGCTACAACTATCATCGTCTGATCGAAATGGTGGATCATGAAATCGAGCTGCTGCTCAACGAGCTCGATCACTCGGCATGGAGGGAAAACACCCTGATTGTGTTTTCCTCCGACCATGGCGAAGGAATGGCGCGCCATTGGGGAATTGGAAAATCAACGTTCTACGAAGAAGTTGTCAAAGTTCCTTTCGTTGTGGCGACACTTGGTGACGTGCTGTCGGTTCGTAAAAACGTTCAGGACACGAAGCATTTGGTGTCGGGCATCGATTTCGGCCGGACGATTTGTGACTACGCCGGTGTTGATGCCTCCGCTCTGCCTCACGGCCGCAGCCTGCGGCCGTTAGTGGACGGAACCGATCCGTCGTCCTGGCGCGAATATGTATATGCGGAATGCAGTGCGTATGCGCACATGATCAGCGACGGACGGTTTAAATATATCCGGGGCTACGAAGAGGAAGGAGACGTTACAGGTCTGCCGCCGTCCCGCAAAACGCATCCTGTCGGCGTGGAGCAGCTGTTTGACCTTCAAGCTGATCCCGGCGAACAGCACAACATGGCATACGATCGCTTTGCGCAGGAACTGCTGGCAAAACTGCGCAATGCAATGGACCGGGAAGAGGAACGTATTCTTCCACTGCGTCCCGTTCCCCATTCGGTCGGATTGAACTTTATGAAAACCAATGCGGAACTGATTCGGAAACGAAACGTCCCGAAAACCTGGCCGGTCAGCTGA
- a CDS encoding cellulase family glycosylhydrolase: MKRWFFVLMLTVCAGCASTPPGLTVKDGEFLKDGKPFHGIGVNYFTAFIRKLGLEGGTPNLNDDSYRQGFATLREHDIAFVRFAVGGFFPNEWKSYQENRTAYFEAFDRLVADAEAAGIGLIPSLFWFFPTVPDLVGEPIDQWGNLDSQTIAFMRQYTTEVVSRYKDSPAIWAWEFGNEFIHEADLPPPELGRGWIVPDFGTPSERTARDKMFRKNIYVAYQAFADTVHAIDLHRPVLSGDTMPRPTAYHNFHDGAWGIDTKAEWEEIFLQDNAAMDALSAHFYYFSLDEENHDGGFMEYGPEQQLPFMMEISRRADKPLWIGEFGPSGKKKTPDQERRQFEFILNLFVENKVPLSALWNFDFEHVDQTPWNIMEDNHRAWMLDALQEANQRLQKEKD, translated from the coding sequence ATGAAAAGATGGTTTTTTGTGCTGATGCTTACTGTATGTGCGGGATGTGCTTCAACTCCACCGGGCCTGACCGTGAAAGACGGCGAGTTCCTGAAAGACGGGAAACCCTTCCACGGAATCGGGGTCAATTACTTTACGGCATTCATTCGGAAACTCGGTCTGGAGGGCGGAACGCCGAATCTGAATGATGATTCATACCGGCAGGGCTTCGCAACGCTGCGCGAGCATGACATTGCCTTTGTGCGTTTTGCCGTCGGCGGATTTTTTCCAAACGAGTGGAAAAGCTATCAGGAAAACCGCACGGCTTATTTCGAGGCATTCGACCGGCTGGTGGCCGATGCCGAGGCTGCCGGAATCGGGTTGATTCCGTCGCTGTTCTGGTTTTTCCCAACGGTGCCGGATCTCGTCGGAGAGCCGATTGATCAATGGGGAAACCTCGATAGTCAGACTATCGCTTTTATGCGGCAATATACCACCGAAGTGGTTTCGCGCTACAAGGACTCCCCGGCGATCTGGGCGTGGGAATTCGGCAACGAATTCATTCACGAGGCCGACCTTCCGCCGCCGGAACTCGGGCGCGGATGGATTGTTCCGGACTTTGGAACTCCCTCTGAGCGCACGGCGCGTGATAAAATGTTCCGGAAGAATATTTATGTCGCCTATCAGGCATTTGCCGATACGGTTCATGCAATCGATCTGCACCGTCCGGTTCTGTCCGGCGACACCATGCCGCGCCCGACTGCGTATCATAATTTCCATGACGGCGCTTGGGGAATCGACACAAAGGCGGAGTGGGAGGAAATCTTTCTTCAGGACAACGCCGCCATGGATGCGCTCTCCGCCCATTTCTATTATTTCTCACTGGACGAAGAAAATCATGACGGCGGCTTCATGGAATACGGCCCGGAGCAGCAGCTGCCGTTCATGATGGAAATATCGCGTCGTGCAGACAAACCGCTTTGGATCGGCGAATTCGGGCCGTCCGGAAAAAAGAAAACTCCAGACCAAGAGCGTCGTCAGTTTGAATTCATTCTGAATCTGTTTGTGGAAAACAAGGTGCCGCTTTCCGCACTTTGGAACTTTGATTTTGAGCATGTAGACCAGACGCCGTGGAACATCATGGAAGACAACCACCGCGCCTGGATGCTGGATGCTCTACAGGAAGCAAATCAACGGCTTCAGAAAGAAAAGGACTGA
- a CDS encoding cellulase family glycosylhydrolase yields the protein MKKICLIPFLCCCGLSVGWSAGLTVSGGQLMRNGTPYRAMGVNYHNCFSQLLSNPKNRDYEKGFVILRKKYRVPFIRFMAGPFHDQGWKLYDQSPSDYFARLDLIVHEAEKRELGLIPSLFWSVVAVPDYMNEPLSALGDADSRSRGFIRRYATDIVTRYKDSPAVFGWEFGNEYMLFADLPKLDHLPPPKKGTKTPRTAADKLTRPMLLDLYEDFYRTVRSIDPERIIVTGDSIARSAAWHNSNQDCWGHDSRAQWLEQFASDTPDCFEVASFHLYEEADGSYFKGEKPPLGEVVAAAVQECRRNNRVVWCGELGMPGSDDYSREIFFRMMQAVEDNCISLSAIWNFIPSGRYQPDWDILPDHERVYMLEAVRKLNDRYAVGEWK from the coding sequence ATGAAGAAAATATGCCTTATTCCGTTTCTGTGTTGCTGCGGCTTGTCTGTTGGCTGGTCTGCCGGGTTGACTGTATCTGGAGGACAGCTGATGCGGAACGGAACGCCGTATCGTGCAATGGGTGTCAACTATCACAATTGTTTCAGTCAATTGCTTAGCAATCCAAAGAATCGTGACTACGAAAAAGGATTTGTGATTCTTCGTAAAAAGTACCGGGTCCCTTTTATCCGTTTTATGGCCGGACCGTTTCATGATCAGGGCTGGAAGCTCTATGATCAGAGTCCCTCCGATTATTTTGCCCGGCTGGATTTGATTGTTCACGAAGCGGAAAAGCGGGAGCTGGGACTGATTCCATCGCTGTTCTGGTCGGTTGTGGCTGTTCCGGATTACATGAATGAACCGCTCAGTGCATTGGGCGATGCCGACAGTCGGTCGCGTGGGTTTATTCGTCGATATGCCACAGACATCGTGACGCGTTACAAGGATTCCCCGGCGGTTTTCGGATGGGAATTCGGCAATGAATACATGCTCTTTGCCGACCTGCCGAAGCTGGATCATCTGCCACCTCCGAAAAAGGGAACAAAGACGCCGCGTACTGCGGCGGACAAGCTGACGCGCCCGATGCTGCTCGATCTTTATGAAGATTTTTATCGGACCGTGCGATCGATCGATCCGGAGCGCATTATCGTAACCGGTGATTCCATCGCCCGGTCTGCTGCGTGGCACAATAGCAATCAGGATTGCTGGGGGCATGATTCCCGCGCCCAGTGGCTGGAGCAGTTTGCCTCAGATACGCCCGACTGCTTCGAGGTGGCTTCATTTCATCTGTATGAAGAGGCCGATGGGTCATATTTCAAAGGCGAGAAACCGCCGCTTGGTGAGGTGGTTGCTGCCGCGGTTCAGGAATGTCGCAGAAACAACCGCGTGGTCTGGTGCGGTGAGCTTGGTATGCCGGGATCCGACGACTATTCGCGTGAAATTTTCTTCCGCATGATGCAGGCGGTCGAAGACAACTGTATTTCTCTGTCCGCCATTTGGAATTTCATTCCTTCTGGCCGCTACCAGCCGGATTGGGACATCTTGCCCGACCATGAACGGGTCTATATGCTCGAGGCAGTCCGGAAACTGAACGACCGGTATGCAGTTGGAGAATGGAAATGA
- a CDS encoding LacI family DNA-binding transcriptional regulator, protein MKKPTIYTLAQELGTSPSTVSRALNNSPKISESRRRAIKELASRRGFKLRDFSPRLTNLCVLICTGTNDETIFSDYTDQVINGVNRYCNEQDLELSIYSSPREKLNSIDVVKELFRRNVDGVIILNANSKCNFIEQIEKEKLPCCCLLSGNPQIPNNILSVNNQTPARKAVEYLIQLGHRHIGFLYSAPNNQAQLDRLEGYKSALQAAGIPLKEEYIPEMPTSPETTGIEYGFQAATRLTEESPEITALFAASTDLAAGARSAFYRKGLSVPEDISLIGCDDNPHAEYFCPPLTVVDIPNIRLGQSAATWLHRKIEGDSSAKPPQEPWMEGRLIIRETTAPPHSE, encoded by the coding sequence ATGAAAAAGCCAACCATCTATACACTTGCACAGGAATTGGGAACCAGCCCGTCTACCGTCAGCCGGGCACTGAACAATTCCCCGAAAATCAGTGAATCCCGCCGCCGGGCAATCAAGGAGCTCGCCAGCCGGCGCGGATTCAAACTGCGCGATTTTTCGCCGAGATTAACCAACCTCTGCGTTCTGATCTGCACCGGAACAAACGATGAAACCATTTTCTCGGATTACACCGATCAGGTCATCAACGGCGTTAACCGCTACTGTAACGAACAGGATCTGGAACTCTCGATCTACAGCTCGCCGCGCGAAAAGCTGAACAGCATTGATGTGGTCAAAGAACTGTTCCGTCGCAACGTGGACGGGGTTATCATCCTGAACGCCAACAGCAAATGCAATTTTATCGAACAGATTGAAAAAGAAAAACTTCCCTGCTGCTGTCTGCTTTCAGGCAATCCGCAAATACCGAACAACATTCTGAGCGTCAATAACCAGACCCCCGCCCGCAAAGCGGTTGAATACCTGATTCAGCTCGGACACCGCCACATCGGATTTCTTTACAGCGCACCGAACAATCAGGCACAGCTTGACCGACTGGAGGGATACAAATCCGCACTGCAGGCAGCCGGTATTCCCCTGAAAGAAGAGTACATTCCGGAAATGCCGACATCCCCGGAAACCACCGGAATTGAATACGGCTTCCAGGCGGCGACCCGCCTGACTGAGGAGTCTCCTGAAATCACCGCGCTCTTTGCTGCCAGCACCGACCTTGCTGCCGGAGCGCGGTCCGCGTTCTACCGCAAGGGGCTCTCCGTTCCCGAAGACATTTCACTGATCGGCTGCGACGACAACCCGCATGCTGAATATTTCTGCCCTCCGCTGACCGTGGTGGACATCCCAAACATCCGCCTCGGCCAAAGCGCCGCCACATGGCTGCACCGCAAGATCGAAGGCGACAGCTCCGCCAAACCGCCGCAGGAACCATGGATGGAGGGCCGGCTGATCATCCGCGAAACAACTGCCCCGCCGCATTCCGAGTAA